In the genome of Ensifer adhaerens, one region contains:
- a CDS encoding amino acid/amide ABC transporter ATP-binding protein 1, HAAT family: MSLLELKNVTLKFGGLTAVNDVSFSVEQGEVFALVGPNGAGKSTIFNMISRFYTPYSGDILFEGKSILGMASHEIAGLGIARTFQNIELFEQASVLQNMLVGRYTHRRSNFLTELLFTPFVRREEHRHREAVEKAIDFLDLQPYREKLIAGLPYGVRKVVEMGRALAIQPKLLLLDEPASGLSVEETQDVAFWIEDIKKVMGITVLMVEHDMHLVSSVCDRVLALADGKKLALGTPREVQTDPRVIEAYLGSDEEEAA; encoded by the coding sequence ATGAGCCTGCTGGAACTGAAAAACGTCACCCTGAAATTCGGTGGCCTCACCGCCGTCAACGATGTCTCTTTCTCCGTCGAGCAAGGCGAGGTCTTCGCACTCGTCGGCCCGAATGGCGCGGGCAAGTCGACGATCTTCAACATGATCTCGCGCTTCTACACGCCCTATTCCGGCGACATCCTGTTTGAGGGCAAGAGCATTCTCGGCATGGCCTCGCACGAAATCGCCGGTCTCGGCATCGCCCGCACCTTCCAGAATATCGAACTGTTCGAACAGGCGAGCGTGCTTCAGAACATGCTGGTCGGCCGCTACACGCATCGCCGCTCGAACTTCCTGACCGAACTCCTCTTCACGCCCTTTGTCCGGCGCGAGGAGCATCGACACCGCGAGGCGGTCGAGAAGGCCATCGATTTCCTCGATCTCCAGCCTTACCGCGAAAAGCTGATCGCCGGCCTGCCCTATGGCGTGCGCAAGGTGGTGGAAATGGGCCGCGCGCTCGCCATCCAGCCGAAGCTCCTGCTGCTCGATGAACCGGCCTCGGGCCTGTCCGTCGAAGAAACGCAGGACGTCGCCTTCTGGATCGAGGACATCAAGAAGGTCATGGGCATCACCGTGCTCATGGTCGAGCACGACATGCATCTCGTCTCCTCCGTCTGCGACCGCGTGCTGGCGCTCGCCGACGGCAAGAAGCTGGCGCTCGGAACGCCGCGCGAGGTGCAGACCGACCCGCGCGTCATCGAAGCCTATCTCGGCTCCGACGAAGAGGAGGCCGCGTGA
- a CDS encoding amino acid/amide ABC transporter membrane protein 2, HAAT family (TC 3.A.1.4.-) produces MRIVFKTTYEADIRLFKHGAQAFWYALLLIVAIAAPFLLGDFLTGEATNVLIWAICGMGLMLLVGQSGQASLGHAAFMAIGAYSCVLLESAGVPFILALPLGGIITGIAGGLFAMPVTRLHGIYLAIATLAVSVMMEDIIILAEPLTGGVNGLMAPDIDIFGVNFNRYGNASGLYWLILAIAILIVLAYRNIQRSPLGRAFAAVRDSEISAQAMGINVARTKAMAFAISTFMTGIGGALMGHFAGVFNQETFNLVISINLILMIVIGGLGTIHGAFLGAVVIGFLPQAIAFARDGLSSIFHFDSIAIPGLETGIFGTILILFILFEPLGIYGRWVKIRTYFELFPFARRDMFRRQKSYLKTERIR; encoded by the coding sequence ATGCGGATCGTTTTCAAGACCACCTACGAGGCCGACATCCGCCTCTTCAAGCATGGGGCACAGGCCTTCTGGTACGCGCTCCTGCTGATCGTCGCGATTGCCGCGCCCTTCCTCCTCGGCGACTTCCTGACCGGCGAGGCCACCAACGTTCTCATCTGGGCGATCTGCGGCATGGGCCTCATGCTGCTCGTCGGCCAGAGCGGACAGGCAAGTCTCGGCCACGCCGCCTTCATGGCCATCGGGGCCTATTCCTGTGTCCTGCTGGAGAGCGCGGGTGTTCCCTTCATTCTGGCCCTGCCACTCGGCGGGATCATCACCGGCATTGCCGGCGGTCTCTTCGCCATGCCGGTCACGCGCCTGCACGGCATCTATCTGGCAATCGCCACGCTCGCCGTCTCTGTCATGATGGAAGACATCATCATTCTCGCCGAGCCGCTCACCGGCGGCGTCAATGGCCTGATGGCACCCGACATCGACATCTTCGGCGTCAATTTCAACCGCTACGGCAATGCATCCGGCCTCTATTGGCTGATCCTCGCCATCGCCATCCTGATCGTGCTCGCCTATCGCAATATTCAGCGCTCACCGCTGGGACGCGCCTTTGCCGCGGTGCGCGACTCCGAAATCTCGGCGCAGGCCATGGGGATCAACGTGGCGCGCACCAAGGCCATGGCCTTTGCGATCTCCACCTTCATGACCGGCATCGGTGGCGCGTTGATGGGCCATTTCGCCGGCGTCTTCAACCAGGAGACCTTCAATCTCGTCATCTCGATCAACCTGATCCTGATGATCGTCATCGGCGGGCTCGGAACCATTCACGGTGCCTTCTTGGGCGCCGTCGTCATCGGCTTCCTGCCGCAGGCGATCGCCTTCGCCCGCGACGGGCTGAGCAGCATCTTCCACTTCGATTCCATCGCGATCCCCGGCCTGGAGACCGGGATCTTCGGGACCATCCTCATCCTCTTCATCCTGTTCGAGCCGCTCGGCATCTATGGCCGATGGGTAAAGATCCGCACCTATTTCGAGCTGTTCCCCTTCGCCCGGCGCGACATGTTCCGCCGCCAGAAGAGCTACCTCAAGACGGAGCGCATCAGATGA
- a CDS encoding amino acid/amide ABC transporter membrane protein 1, HAAT family — MDLLQLLISGLANGCVYGLIALGFVLIYKATEAVNFAQGDFMMLGAFLTLTFANSNELGLPFWLACILAVAVMAVVGYLVEALLIRRMFGESQIAIVILTISLGIVLRFVAGVIWGHEPQSLESPLAGKDIRVGGLVLGFDDLTIIIVTILLTAGLYLFFARTKLGLAMQAASQNQLAAYYMGIPVKRVHALVWALAGGVAAIAGILFAAKGTIDPSTGLLGIKASAAAIIGGFGSLPGALLGGLIIGLVEPLSSRYVAAGVSQIMPYLILLIVLIVRPHGLLSQVRAKKV, encoded by the coding sequence GTGGATTTATTGCAATTGCTGATCAGCGGCCTGGCAAATGGCTGCGTCTACGGTCTGATCGCCCTCGGCTTCGTGCTGATCTACAAGGCGACGGAAGCCGTCAATTTCGCCCAGGGCGATTTCATGATGCTGGGGGCATTTCTGACCCTCACTTTCGCAAATTCCAACGAGCTCGGCCTGCCATTCTGGCTCGCCTGCATCTTGGCCGTGGCGGTGATGGCCGTGGTCGGCTATCTCGTCGAAGCGCTTCTGATCCGCCGCATGTTCGGCGAGAGCCAGATCGCCATCGTCATCCTGACCATCTCGCTCGGCATCGTGCTGCGTTTTGTCGCAGGCGTCATCTGGGGCCATGAACCGCAATCGCTGGAAAGCCCGCTGGCGGGCAAGGATATTCGTGTCGGCGGCCTCGTGCTCGGTTTCGATGATCTGACCATCATCATCGTCACAATCCTGCTGACTGCCGGCCTCTATCTCTTCTTCGCCAGGACGAAACTGGGGCTCGCCATGCAGGCCGCCTCGCAGAATCAGCTCGCCGCCTATTACATGGGCATCCCGGTGAAGCGCGTTCACGCTCTCGTCTGGGCACTCGCCGGCGGGGTCGCGGCCATTGCGGGGATCCTCTTCGCCGCCAAGGGCACGATCGACCCGTCGACCGGCCTTCTCGGCATCAAGGCGTCCGCCGCCGCCATCATCGGCGGTTTCGGCTCCCTGCCCGGCGCACTTCTCGGCGGCCTGATCATCGGCCTCGTCGAGCCGCTGTCGTCCCGCTATGTTGCCGCCGGCGTGTCGCAGATCATGCCCTATCTGATCCTGCTGATCGTCCTCATCGTTCGCCCCCACGGCCTGCTCTCGCAGGTCCGCGCAAAGAAGGTGTGA
- a CDS encoding transcriptional regulator, TetR family, whose product MTANASAISSLERNIVEESQVEILRMAAQCFMARGFASTSIDDVARRLGSTKGRIYHFFASKADLFFAVAEVGMEFNYAAIDTSLKKDAPAIERLRDMAFAHCMSMIETQAYQHSVWQGVEIHLRGSTTPEQRERLNTLIESRERYSALFRSVMEEAVRDGHIRYRDPSIARQLMFMALNSPIFWYKQRPGETAEDRRRIAQQCTDYALAGLGDPAAAARLNA is encoded by the coding sequence ATGACCGCGAATGCGTCCGCAATCAGCAGCCTTGAGCGCAACATTGTGGAGGAAAGCCAGGTCGAGATCCTGCGGATGGCCGCGCAATGCTTCATGGCGCGTGGCTTCGCCTCCACCAGCATTGACGACGTTGCCCGCCGGCTCGGCTCCACCAAGGGTCGCATCTATCACTTCTTCGCGTCAAAGGCGGACCTCTTCTTTGCGGTCGCCGAAGTCGGCATGGAATTCAACTATGCGGCGATCGATACCAGCCTGAAGAAGGACGCGCCCGCCATCGAGCGCCTGCGCGACATGGCGTTTGCGCACTGCATGTCGATGATCGAAACCCAAGCCTACCAGCACTCCGTCTGGCAAGGCGTGGAAATCCATCTTCGCGGCTCGACGACGCCGGAACAGCGCGAGCGGCTCAACACACTCATCGAAAGCCGCGAACGCTATTCGGCTCTTTTCAGGTCGGTCATGGAAGAAGCCGTCCGCGATGGCCATATACGCTATCGTGATCCGAGTATCGCGCGCCAGCTCATGTTCATGGCGCTGAACTCGCCGATCTTCTGGTACAAGCAGCGCCCCGGCGAAACGGCAGAAGACCGTCGACGGATTGCTCAGCAATGTACCGATTATGCGCTGGCCGGCTTGGGAGATCCGGCGGCTGCGGCACGCCTGAATGCATAA
- a CDS encoding Acyl carrier protein has translation MKDKIRELLAKLGGLPVAVDTLADGADLYAAGLSSFASVQLMLGIEDAFDIEFPDHLLNRKSFASIDAIAETVTAIVDGQEAA, from the coding sequence ATGAAGGACAAGATCAGGGAACTTCTGGCCAAGCTGGGCGGTCTGCCGGTGGCGGTTGATACGCTCGCGGACGGCGCGGACCTCTACGCGGCCGGACTGTCCTCTTTTGCTTCGGTTCAGCTGATGCTCGGCATCGAAGACGCTTTCGATATCGAGTTTCCGGACCACCTTCTCAACCGAAAGTCGTTCGCGTCGATCGACGCCATTGCCGAGACCGTGACGGCAATTGTTGATGGTCAGGAAGCTGCGTGA
- a CDS encoding acyl-CoA dehydrogenase, producing MNMMSEIRGAGLVERAREVAAVAAKYADVVDKEGRFPHEAVAAMKSARLFGIQIPILLGGEGATVAEIAELCSIIAQECASSAMIFAMHHIKLSSCVSHGMGDAWHEAFMHRIVREQLLLGSATTEAGIGGNLRNSICAIEVDGDICRLTKEATVISYGKQADAILITSRSHKDAASTDQVMTVFLKDQYTLEQTHVWDTLGMRGTCSDGFLFKAEAPKEQILPKPFAEIAAESMLATCHLLWSGVWYGIALNAVTRAQAFVRAAARANPGTTPPGALRLAEATAELHLIKSNVIAGIERFEAAKEDPAQLSSMGFAVAMNNVKIATSQKILSVINQAMMICGIAGYKNGTPYSLGRHLRDAHSAQLMISNDRILSNTATMLTVHKLDTSLMG from the coding sequence ATGAACATGATGTCCGAGATTCGAGGTGCCGGGCTCGTTGAGCGTGCCCGCGAGGTAGCGGCCGTTGCCGCCAAATATGCCGATGTCGTCGACAAGGAAGGCCGCTTCCCCCACGAGGCCGTGGCGGCGATGAAGTCGGCGCGTCTTTTCGGCATCCAGATTCCGATCCTTCTGGGCGGCGAGGGGGCAACCGTTGCCGAGATTGCCGAACTCTGCTCGATCATCGCGCAGGAATGTGCGTCTTCGGCCATGATCTTCGCCATGCATCACATCAAGCTGTCGAGCTGCGTCTCGCATGGCATGGGCGACGCATGGCACGAAGCCTTCATGCACCGCATCGTGCGCGAACAGCTGTTGCTCGGCTCGGCCACGACCGAGGCCGGCATTGGCGGCAACCTGCGCAACTCGATCTGCGCCATTGAGGTCGACGGTGACATCTGCCGCCTGACCAAGGAGGCGACCGTCATCTCCTATGGCAAGCAGGCCGATGCGATCCTCATCACCTCACGTTCGCACAAGGATGCTGCCTCGACCGACCAGGTCATGACCGTGTTCCTCAAGGACCAGTACACGCTCGAGCAGACTCATGTCTGGGACACGCTCGGCATGCGCGGCACCTGCTCGGACGGGTTCCTGTTCAAGGCGGAAGCGCCGAAGGAACAGATCCTGCCTAAGCCCTTTGCCGAAATCGCGGCCGAGTCCATGCTGGCGACCTGCCATCTTCTCTGGTCGGGCGTCTGGTATGGTATCGCGCTTAATGCCGTGACCCGGGCCCAGGCCTTCGTGCGTGCCGCTGCGCGCGCCAATCCCGGCACGACACCGCCCGGCGCCCTGCGTCTGGCTGAAGCCACTGCCGAACTGCATCTGATCAAGTCCAACGTCATTGCCGGTATCGAGCGCTTCGAAGCCGCCAAGGAAGACCCGGCGCAGCTTTCGTCCATGGGCTTCGCGGTGGCGATGAACAACGTCAAGATCGCGACCTCGCAGAAGATCCTTTCCGTCATCAACCAGGCGATGATGATCTGCGGCATTGCCGGCTACAAGAATGGCACACCCTACAGCCTCGGCCGCCATCTGCGTGACGCGCATTCGGCCCAGCTGATGATTTCCAACGATCGCATCCTGTCGAACACCGCGACGATGCTGACCGTTCATAAACTCGATACGAGCCTGATGGGATAA